The sequence aaagttgtctaaattgGAAAGTTTATTGACGAATGGTTTTTAATTCGGCTTTTTTTCAGACAGGAACATAAGAATATAGTCTCACTGTTCCATAATTTACTACTGaatgaaataaagaaaacaaaacaaatgttttgcaGTGGAAGAAGAATTGGACACACAGCCTGCAATAGAAAGGCAAACACCGCCAAGCATCGATTACTTGATTGAAATCACTAATTTTTCCAAACGGGAGATTCAACAATTGTATAGATCGTTCAAGGAGGTGAGTATGAAAATAGGATCGAATTTGTCAATTTGTATAAAATCAACTATTCACTTCTGATGTagagcaaaaaatatttgttttgagaaaacagCGTATTGGCCAATTTTAAACATCCGTTTTCAATAGTTTCACTTTCTTTGTATTTTCCCAGTTTTCCATATGCGCACTTtcgatttcaaagtttcatgtcataatgctcaaaaattcataGCTGTACTAAAAGCTTTTACTGCTCGCGTCACAATGACCATACATTAAAGTTTGATAGTCCTTCGAAGTTTACTTCGAATTGTAGTTTTGGTGTGAATAATatcgggaaattttttttttactaaatatgggttcaaaaaatattgaatacaCCTAGTTTCTGaaactgataatttgaaaagttgtgactgagatttttatttccattttttgcagttatGGCCAATTGGAACTGTCGACTTAGAGCAATTTCAGTTAATTTATGCGAGTATATTTCCAAATGGAGACTCAAAAGGTTACGCGGAACttgtcttcaaaaatattgatcaaAACCGAGTGGGTACTGTGACTTTTTTGGTATGTTTGTTTCGGAGTCTTATTCACAGTTTTAACaagtacttttaaaaaaagcgaaCATATACTTTAAAGGATTTCATCACAAACTActccaaaattgcaaaaggGACACTTGACGAACGACTCGACTGGATATTCACTCTCTATGACACCAATCGATGCGGTTTCCTAGCTTACAACGAGATTTTCCATGTTGTGAAGTGGGTTTTTATTTCCTTTCTCTTATTTGTGTGCAAAAGTGCATTGTTTCCTCAGATCGATGTATCAGATGATGGACTCGTCACTGAAGCCAGCTGTTCTTGCGACCATATGTCGGCAACATGTTAAAATTGTGTTCAAGGTAATGTTTATGACGGAACTTGAAATGTTTCTGATCAACATGAATGAGAGAGAAAATGGGATGttaagaatttttattatagATACATTAGGCTTATAGTTACTtcttgaaagttgaaaattgatatacattgaaaaaaaacgaaacactTTGTTGTGTGTACTGGGTTGGGCTTGAAATGGGCAATTCGGAATTCCACGGTGAAAAGGATGTGTTTCTACACTTgctgttttttcaaaaacttaggAACAtgctaaaaaattgtaataccTAACaaacttttgactttttttagAACCTCAACATTGCAAATAACGGAAAAGTTTCCAAAGCCGAATTTCTTCAACGATGCCGTTCCGATTCAGACATTTTAGCATCGATGGAGTTGTTTGGCTCATTCTCAAGCGGATTATTAAATATCTAGCCTTTCCTGATattttgtttgtatttttttgttatcacCCACGTTTCCTTATTATCTATCAGCAACATTACCAAACCTCTTTCCTTCTCCTTCGTTGTGAATCTCATAATCATTTCTATGAAATTGTGAATATTGCCTATCGAAAagtaaaagttcaaaagttagTGTATGTAGCcggaaaacatcaaaattttaacatcactgttatcgaaatttttctacTCCCAAAGTTAAACTTCCCTATTGGAAATGGTGGgcttatatttaaaaaaaaacaaatttcaattcaatatcTATTTTGGATACTATTATACACGAAAAATGTATTGGAAATAGCTTTTTGGCTACGTTTACAAAAGGATAACTTTTtgtgaaactgaaaatcatTCTAGTgggatttatttttagattaagTTAATAAGAAATAGAAGTGGATCTGGAAAATGGCAGGAAATGTTTGTAAGCATAAAATTCTTAACCTTTCAAGCCGGCAACGAccagattaattttttggcaatcaTGTATTttgcagtgaaaaaaaaacaagtttgtgGTTTAGTTGAGAAAAGTGgcgaactgaaaaaaatataatttcttgttcccatttttttgttttatttattagaccgttcaataagttttgtcgttttttttttgttttgattttttcttggataTTTTTTTGCGGTTGTATAGAAGACTGTTAGTAATGACAAGCCCAACGATATCAGCCATATCGGTCAACTTCCAGGTTATTTAATACTGCGAACTAtgacaacgaaaaaaaaaatttttttcgattttttttatttcctcatgaaatcaaaaactttgtatgCGTAGATGTATTAGATAGTTAGttaaataaaactgaaaattttcagactcagGCATGGCTTATTGGTAGCGCTACATCTGTTGAAAGTGCCTAAAACGCTTGCAAAATtgcctttttaatttttgagcgGTGCTAACTTTAAATCCATAAGAGATATACAAAAGTAATGTATTACAACAATAATGTGCACATTATAAGCTACAATTGGTCAGTTTAGTGCAACGTTGGATCTCCTCACGTTTCTGAATTACAGTCGATAGAAGTGAGCTGGGTCCAATTTggtaaaaatctaatttttcatgttattGCCTGTAACTCCAAAACCAGGTGTCtgatcaaaaatctttaaatcaaaaaataagtgcTTTTCAATTATTAACAAGTTATTAGTTGACCGTTTTGTTATATCTCATGTGTGCGCAAAGATATGAATCGTAAAACAAAAGTTGcggaaatttcggaaaaatttcaaaaacatcgagaaaaaatattcaaaaatattttttgaaagataacTTCTAATGGTTTTTTGATTATAATAGCCTAATTGATAATCAAAATATTACATGTGTTTTTAGACGCCCATGTTGATTTCGAGAAGAATAAAATTGCTTTtggcaatatttttcaaaattttctgatcatgcatttttttgctcttttacTTTTCATATCTTTGTGCACATATGAGATATAACAACGGTCAACTGAATACCtgtaaataattaaaaaacacttattttttaatttaaagatttttgatcaGACACCTGGTTTTGGAGTTACAtgcaaaaacatgaaaaattagatttttaccAACTTGGACCCAGCTCACTTCTATCGGCTGTAACTCAGAAACGTGAGGGATCCAACGTTGCACTAAACTGACAAATTATAGCTTATAATGTGCACATTATTGTTGTAATACATTACTTTTGTATATGTTTCATGGTTTCAAAGTTAGCACcgctcaaaaattaaaaaggcaATTTTGCAAGCGTTTTAGGCACTTTCAACAGATGTAGCGCTACCAATAAGCTAAGCctgagtctgaaaattttcagttttatctAACTAACTATCTAATACATCTACGcatacaaagtttttgatttcatgaggaaataaaaaaatcgaaaaaaaaaaaaaatgtccaagaaaaaatcaaaacagaaaaaaaacgacaaaacttattgaacGGCCTATTACTTTATTTAAAAGTCCAGAATTTAATGAATTAATTAACTGCAGATTTTTCTTGGGAAATATCCATTAAGGTgacaatgttttcaaaaatattaatactCAACATTTGGCAAgagataaaaaattgaaatcttcaTTAATAAAATGATTAAGataaaaacaactttaaaatttttattccactTTCTGGCCGCAAGCTTCACAGCATAAGAAAAGGCGggtaaatctaaaaaataaaaatgtttataatctAGGCATTTTCGTGGATTGCAAGCTAAACTTCCAAAAACATATCGAATATGTATCAAATTCTGCTCTCCTCAAGTGTAGACAGCTTCTTCGATGCTTTCGCTCTACCAATGTCAGTTTGTACTTCAAGTTATACAACGTTTACGTTCAACCGCTGCTGAATTACGGATGTGAAATCTACAACCCTAGCTCCAAACGTATGATAAAACTACTTGAAATGCCGCTGAAATTCCATTCAAGAAAAGTGTATCAACGATGCAAT comes from Caenorhabditis elegans chromosome X and encodes:
- the ncs-7 gene encoding EF-hand domain-containing protein (Confirmed by transcript evidence) is translated as MIGTASCTRPLHQALIPLAISVPPAALFISGKTGRAEMEEELDTQPAIERQTPPSIDYLIEITNFSKREIQQLYRSFKELWPIGTVDLEQFQLIYASIFPNGDSKGYAELVFKNIDQNRVGTVTFLDFITNYSKIAKGTLDERLDWIFTLYDTNRCGFLAYNEIFHVVKSMYQMMDSSLKPAVLATICRQHVKIVFKNLNIANNGKVSKAEFLQRCRSDSDILASMELFGSFSSGLLNI
- the ncs-7 gene encoding EF-hand domain-containing protein (Partially confirmed by transcript evidence), giving the protein MVIKAPEDPFEYFSLVEEELDTQPAIERQTPPSIDYLIEITNFSKREIQQLYRSFKELWPIGTVDLEQFQLIYASIFPNGDSKGYAELVFKNIDQNRVGTVTFLDFITNYSKIAKGTLDERLDWIFTLYDTNRCGFLAYNEIFHVVKSMYQMMDSSLKPAVLATICRQHVKIVFKNLNIANNGKVSKAEFLQRCRSDSDILASMELFGSFSSGLLNI